A window from Leifsonia shinshuensis encodes these proteins:
- a CDS encoding cytosine permease, which translates to MSDLGVAADRVGRVETHGADYVPESERHGSPRSLFSVWAGSNIIYLYFVLGSLMVILGLNIWQSILVVVAGNLVWIAVGYLAISGPSSGSPSEVISRAFYGVNGNRVMQILIGWLVGVLYEAINLSVGALAGVALVTHFFGSAPVLLQAAIVIGLALVTFTISVFGHATIVKLAPWFTWILLAALVVLAVFVAGQANFGYEPKGGALSGPALWGVAATCFALIASAPLSWAVGADYSRYLPTRTSARATAFWTGFGGFIPSTGIAILGVLAATAVDMSNPEIAMAKLVPPWFYVVFLLVIIVGSISNNALTAYSTGLALLATGLPWRRSITIIFDAVVAIAVTLYALFISNFLDTLSGLLEVSIAVLAPSMAIYVVDIFLRRNRYDGPALQVTNSSSLYWFAGGFNIGGFGALVLGAIAATFCLNTTFYVGPVTQALGGADISVFVGAIVGGGVYWATQRRRVKLAADTPQSTSSPLNVAQGESATA; encoded by the coding sequence ATGTCGGATTTGGGCGTCGCGGCCGATCGCGTGGGCAGGGTTGAAACGCACGGCGCAGATTACGTACCCGAGAGCGAGCGGCACGGATCACCGCGCTCACTGTTTTCTGTCTGGGCCGGATCGAACATCATTTACCTCTATTTCGTCCTCGGCAGCCTCATGGTGATTCTCGGTCTCAACATCTGGCAGTCAATTCTTGTGGTGGTTGCCGGCAACCTAGTTTGGATAGCGGTCGGCTATCTCGCAATCAGCGGCCCAAGTTCGGGAAGCCCCAGTGAGGTCATCAGCCGGGCATTCTATGGGGTCAACGGCAACCGTGTCATGCAGATCCTGATCGGCTGGTTGGTTGGCGTGCTGTATGAGGCCATCAACCTCTCGGTCGGAGCCTTGGCAGGCGTCGCGCTTGTCACTCATTTTTTCGGCTCGGCACCCGTGCTCCTTCAAGCGGCGATCGTTATTGGCCTTGCCCTCGTCACGTTCACAATCAGCGTCTTTGGTCACGCCACTATCGTGAAGCTCGCCCCCTGGTTCACGTGGATCCTGCTGGCGGCGCTCGTGGTGCTTGCCGTATTCGTCGCCGGGCAGGCGAACTTCGGCTACGAGCCCAAGGGCGGCGCGCTATCCGGGCCGGCCTTGTGGGGCGTTGCCGCAACCTGTTTCGCTCTGATCGCCTCCGCGCCCCTCTCCTGGGCCGTCGGCGCCGACTACTCCCGCTACCTTCCAACCCGGACCAGCGCGAGAGCGACAGCCTTCTGGACCGGTTTCGGCGGCTTCATCCCCTCCACCGGAATCGCAATCCTCGGCGTGCTCGCTGCCACCGCCGTCGACATGAGCAACCCCGAGATCGCAATGGCAAAGCTGGTGCCGCCGTGGTTCTACGTCGTGTTCCTGCTGGTAATCATCGTCGGCTCGATCTCGAACAACGCCCTTACTGCCTACAGCACCGGACTGGCGCTTCTGGCAACCGGGCTGCCGTGGCGACGATCGATCACCATCATCTTCGACGCGGTCGTGGCGATCGCGGTCACGCTCTACGCACTTTTCATCTCGAACTTCCTGGACACGCTCTCGGGGCTGCTCGAGGTGAGCATCGCTGTGTTGGCCCCGTCCATGGCAATCTATGTGGTCGATATCTTCCTGCGACGTAACCGATACGACGGGCCGGCCCTGCAAGTCACGAACTCCAGCAGCCTCTACTGGTTCGCCGGCGGATTCAACATCGGTGGCTTCGGCGCGCTCGTCCTCGGAGCGATCGCCGCCACCTTCTGCTTGAACACCACCTTCTACGTGGGACCCGTTACTCAGGCCCTCGGCGGAGCTGACATCTCCGTATTTGTCGGTGCGATCGTCGGCGGGGGCGTGTACTGGGCGACGCAGCGGCGACGCGTGAAGCTGGCCGCAGATACCCCTCAGTCAACCAGCTCACCTCTGAACGTTGCGCAGGGGGAAAGCGCAACCGCATGA
- a CDS encoding L-fuconate dehydratase: MTTITGARVYDVRFPTSLSLDGSDAMNKDGDYSAAYVVLDTDDAELSGFGFTFTIGRGNDLCVEAARQRALPLIGRSVEEVVGDLGATYRLLASDTQLRWLGPEKGVVHLAMAAVMNAVWDLAARHAGKPLWRLLAEMTPEELVGAADLRYLSDALTRDEAIDILAEMAPTRARRISELEARGGYPCYTTSAGWLGYSDDKLRRLLREAVDAGYRHVKLKVGANLDDDIRRLRIAREVIGWDAALMIDANQVWDVPEAIEWVQRLAEFTPLWIEEPTSPDDVLGHAAVRKAVAPIGVATGEHGMNRVLFKQMFQAEAIDFCQLDAARLASVNEILAVYLMAKKFGVPVCPHAGGVGLCELVQHLSIFDYVAVSGTLENRVTEFVDHLHEHFTDPCIVVDGNYTLPSKPGYSAEMFDESVAQYSYPDGSSWLQPAPSL; this comes from the coding sequence GTGACCACGATCACCGGCGCCCGCGTCTACGACGTGCGCTTTCCCACGTCGCTCAGTCTCGACGGCTCGGACGCGATGAACAAGGACGGCGACTACTCGGCCGCCTACGTCGTGCTCGACACGGATGACGCCGAGCTCAGCGGGTTCGGGTTCACGTTCACGATCGGCCGTGGAAACGACCTGTGCGTCGAGGCCGCTCGCCAGCGGGCGCTTCCGCTGATCGGCCGCTCGGTGGAGGAGGTCGTCGGCGATCTCGGCGCAACATATCGTCTGCTCGCGTCCGACACCCAGTTGCGCTGGCTCGGCCCGGAGAAGGGCGTCGTGCACCTGGCGATGGCCGCCGTCATGAACGCCGTCTGGGATCTCGCCGCCCGTCACGCAGGCAAGCCGCTGTGGCGTCTCCTGGCGGAGATGACACCGGAGGAGCTCGTCGGCGCCGCAGACCTCCGGTACCTGTCCGACGCGCTCACTCGCGACGAGGCGATCGACATCCTCGCCGAGATGGCGCCGACCCGCGCTCGGCGCATCTCCGAGCTCGAAGCACGCGGAGGCTATCCCTGCTACACCACCAGTGCCGGCTGGCTCGGCTACAGCGACGACAAGCTCCGTCGTCTGCTCAGGGAGGCGGTCGATGCGGGCTACCGGCACGTGAAGCTCAAGGTCGGCGCAAACCTGGATGACGACATCCGTCGGCTTCGGATCGCACGCGAGGTCATCGGCTGGGATGCCGCGCTCATGATCGACGCCAATCAGGTGTGGGATGTGCCGGAGGCCATCGAATGGGTGCAGCGGCTCGCCGAGTTCACGCCGCTGTGGATCGAGGAACCGACGAGTCCGGACGATGTCCTCGGCCATGCCGCCGTCCGGAAGGCCGTCGCGCCCATCGGGGTCGCCACGGGTGAGCACGGCATGAACCGGGTCTTGTTCAAGCAGATGTTCCAGGCGGAAGCCATCGACTTCTGCCAACTCGATGCCGCGCGGCTGGCGAGCGTCAACGAGATCCTGGCCGTGTATCTGATGGCGAAGAAGTTCGGCGTGCCGGTCTGCCCGCACGCCGGCGGTGTCGGACTGTGCGAACTGGTCCAGCACCTCTCCATCTTCGACTACGTCGCGGTCTCGGGGACTCTGGAGAACCGGGTGACCGAGTTCGTGGATCACCTCCACGAACACTTCACCGACCCGTGCATCGTCGTCGACGGCAACTACACGCTCCCGTCGAAGCCCGGGTACAGCGCCGAGATGTTCGACGAGTCCGTCGCGCAGTATTCGTACCCGGACGGAAGCTCCTGGCTTCAACCCGCCCCTTCCCTATAG
- a CDS encoding MBL fold metallo-hydrolase has translation MREMHLLPVSPTWYRREWSGVGIERIDEPHVHEFLRANIWHVVGRDRDLVVDAGLGVASLREHLPHLFTHDPVLVVTHAHLDHVGSAHEFVDRRMHRDSVVDHNMAATLRGPELAHLLGADWPGMPPLLVDATPPGFDIGSYTITAATPTATLEDGDTVDLGDRRLRALHLPGHTRGSLCLFDEEAGALFSGDVIYDDILLDDLHESDVDQYVATMLRLQDLPVQTVYPGHGDPFDRARMLEIIADYLRTRAPQLLTDELHVGPLDQGPA, from the coding sequence ATGAGAGAAATGCACCTCCTTCCAGTCTCCCCGACCTGGTATCGACGAGAGTGGAGCGGCGTCGGCATCGAGCGCATCGATGAGCCGCATGTTCACGAGTTCCTTCGGGCGAACATCTGGCACGTCGTCGGTCGCGACCGTGACCTCGTCGTCGATGCTGGGCTTGGGGTAGCGAGTCTTCGTGAACATCTTCCTCACCTCTTCACACACGACCCCGTGTTGGTGGTCACTCATGCGCACCTCGACCATGTCGGCTCCGCACACGAGTTCGTCGACCGTCGAATGCACCGTGACAGTGTGGTCGACCACAACATGGCAGCGACGCTTCGCGGCCCCGAACTCGCTCACCTACTCGGGGCGGACTGGCCAGGCATGCCGCCGCTGCTCGTCGACGCTACGCCGCCAGGCTTCGACATCGGTTCCTACACCATCACCGCAGCGACTCCCACCGCGACGCTCGAGGACGGCGACACAGTCGATCTCGGCGACCGCCGGCTTCGCGCGCTGCACCTGCCCGGTCATACCCGCGGCAGCCTCTGCTTGTTCGATGAAGAAGCCGGAGCTCTCTTCAGCGGGGACGTCATCTATGACGACATTCTGCTCGATGACCTCCACGAGTCCGACGTCGACCAGTACGTAGCCACCATGCTGCGCCTTCAGGACCTGCCCGTGCAGACGGTCTATCCCGGACACGGCGATCCTTTCGACCGGGCGCGGATGCTCGAGATCATCGCCGATTACCTCCGCACCCGCGCTCCCCAGCTGCTCACCGACGAGCTCCACGTTGGGCCCCTGGATCAAGGCCCAGCATGA
- a CDS encoding TetR family transcriptional regulator, whose translation MSATQVTPNVTRRKPREDRRHEIINAACNLALSEGLGAITARRVASQVGVGFSLVTHYFSSIDELVSAAFSKVVADERTSIADYVRDRETVTEQLRATFAAYTVATRDPIGLLWLDAWRQAADRPLIRAAVVQQMELDLVDMKATIDAGVASGEFELADPSSVVAMRILALLDGQVAASAVRGALVESTLDYPAVEDLLAATAERELGLPVGALATD comes from the coding sequence ATGAGCGCAACGCAGGTCACTCCCAATGTGACACGGCGAAAGCCTCGCGAGGATCGCCGACACGAGATCATCAATGCGGCGTGCAATCTCGCGCTCTCCGAAGGCCTCGGTGCCATCACTGCGCGACGGGTTGCTAGCCAGGTAGGCGTCGGGTTCAGCCTGGTCACGCACTACTTCTCATCGATTGACGAACTCGTCAGCGCGGCCTTCTCGAAGGTGGTTGCGGATGAGCGCACCAGCATCGCGGACTACGTGCGCGATCGCGAGACTGTCACAGAGCAGCTCCGCGCCACTTTCGCCGCCTACACCGTGGCCACCCGCGATCCGATCGGGCTCCTGTGGCTCGATGCATGGCGGCAAGCTGCCGACCGGCCCCTCATTCGGGCGGCTGTCGTGCAGCAGATGGAACTGGACCTGGTCGACATGAAGGCGACAATCGACGCGGGTGTCGCCTCCGGCGAGTTCGAGCTTGCTGACCCCTCCTCTGTCGTCGCGATGCGCATCCTCGCGCTTCTCGATGGTCAGGTAGCGGCCTCGGCCGTCCGTGGGGCCTTGGTCGAGTCGACGTTGGACTATCCCGCGGTCGAGGACCTCCTCGCTGCAACGGCAGAGAGAGAGCTCGGTCTTCCCGTGGGTGCGCTCGCAACCGACTGA
- a CDS encoding RbsD/FucU family protein, translating to MITGPLVHPPLLEALASSGHGSGVLIADGNYPYLTATGPGVRLIHLNLRPGLLDVASVLDAVLTVVNIESATVMQTPPGVAAPAQEDYERRLGPDVPMERVDRFAFYDRVRSPDVGVVIATGDERLYGNLLLTIGLR from the coding sequence GGCCCGCTCGTCCATCCTCCGCTCCTGGAGGCGCTCGCCTCGTCGGGCCACGGCTCCGGGGTGCTGATCGCCGACGGGAACTACCCGTACCTGACCGCCACCGGACCGGGCGTGCGCCTCATCCATCTCAATCTGCGTCCCGGCCTGCTCGACGTCGCATCGGTGCTCGACGCCGTGCTCACCGTCGTCAACATCGAATCGGCGACCGTGATGCAGACCCCGCCCGGGGTCGCCGCCCCGGCGCAGGAGGACTATGAACGCAGGCTCGGCCCGGACGTGCCCATGGAGAGAGTCGACCGGTTCGCGTTCTACGACCGCGTGCGCTCTCCCGACGTCGGCGTCGTCATCGCCACCGGGGACGAACGCCTGTACGGCAACCTGCTGCTCACGATCGGTCTGCGCTGA
- a CDS encoding GH39 family glycosyl hydrolase, protein MAPASLPVITVDDRVTESTVLPPVWSLCAGAGRANEALRADWQQQFREAVDRLGFRYLRFHGVFHDDMFVYRGSYGGGFGPDVPLETPVHTFSYVDKVFDFLIDLGVRPFVELGFMPRELATQTETVFWWGAHCSPPKDMDRWVELVVRSVEHWIERYGLAEVREWRFEVWNEPNLVPHFWTGTKTEYFELYARTVQAIKAIDPELKVGGPSTSVFVPDERYAGETEDRSAEHATAAASDPDALDWRPVWIEDFLAWCAERELPVDFISTHLYPTDFAFGANGEAVSLTRYADATSDDLTLLRQLIGQSAYPGAEVHITEWSSSPSSRDHIHDTVFAATYITRAYLRCADLADSISYWTFTDIFEEGGAGIGPFHGGFGLVNEQGIHKPTFHAFEMLNRLGDRLIASTERGVVSQHSATGKLAAVFYNYPDDMNGRSVGSRTSYAATRDLIGIGADERVRHTIGGLEPGAVFAVEILAPGHGDAAEAWSAIGRPLNLSRAQATYLREQGDALQRQTLIASENGTLEIDLALAPWAVASVFAL, encoded by the coding sequence ATGGCACCCGCCTCGCTTCCCGTCATCACTGTCGACGACCGCGTCACCGAGTCGACCGTTCTCCCGCCCGTCTGGAGCCTCTGCGCGGGGGCGGGCCGGGCCAATGAAGCGCTTCGGGCCGACTGGCAGCAGCAGTTCCGTGAGGCCGTGGATCGCCTCGGGTTCCGCTACCTCCGCTTCCACGGCGTCTTCCACGACGACATGTTCGTATACCGCGGCTCCTATGGCGGAGGCTTCGGGCCGGATGTGCCTCTCGAGACCCCGGTGCACACTTTCTCCTATGTGGATAAGGTGTTCGACTTCCTGATCGATCTGGGGGTGCGGCCGTTCGTCGAGCTCGGCTTCATGCCGCGCGAGCTCGCCACCCAGACCGAGACGGTGTTCTGGTGGGGTGCGCACTGCAGCCCGCCGAAGGACATGGATCGCTGGGTGGAACTGGTGGTGCGTTCGGTGGAGCACTGGATCGAGCGCTACGGTCTCGCCGAAGTGCGGGAGTGGCGGTTCGAGGTCTGGAACGAACCCAACCTCGTTCCGCATTTCTGGACCGGAACGAAGACCGAGTACTTCGAGCTGTATGCCCGGACGGTGCAGGCCATCAAGGCCATCGATCCCGAACTCAAGGTCGGCGGCCCGTCGACCAGCGTCTTCGTGCCGGACGAGCGGTACGCGGGAGAGACCGAGGACCGCTCGGCTGAGCACGCCACCGCCGCAGCATCCGACCCGGACGCACTGGACTGGCGGCCGGTGTGGATCGAGGACTTCCTTGCCTGGTGCGCTGAGCGGGAGCTCCCGGTCGACTTCATCTCGACGCACCTGTACCCCACCGACTTCGCCTTCGGAGCCAACGGCGAGGCCGTCAGTCTCACCCGCTACGCGGATGCAACCTCGGACGACTTGACGTTGCTTCGGCAGCTGATCGGCCAGAGCGCCTACCCGGGCGCGGAGGTGCACATCACCGAGTGGTCGAGCTCACCGTCGAGCCGTGACCACATCCACGACACGGTGTTCGCCGCCACTTACATCACGCGGGCCTATCTCCGCTGCGCAGACCTGGCCGACTCCATCTCCTACTGGACCTTCACCGACATCTTCGAGGAGGGCGGCGCCGGGATCGGTCCGTTCCACGGCGGATTCGGCCTGGTGAACGAGCAGGGCATCCACAAGCCGACCTTCCACGCCTTCGAGATGCTGAACCGGCTGGGCGATCGGCTGATCGCCTCCACAGAACGCGGCGTCGTCTCGCAGCACAGTGCGACGGGAAAGCTGGCCGCGGTCTTCTACAACTATCCCGACGACATGAACGGCCGCTCGGTCGGCTCGCGCACCTCCTATGCGGCGACGCGCGATCTGATCGGAATTGGTGCCGACGAGCGCGTGCGGCACACCATCGGCGGCCTGGAGCCGGGCGCCGTCTTCGCGGTCGAGATCCTCGCCCCCGGGCACGGCGACGCGGCCGAAGCGTGGAGTGCCATTGGCCGCCCCCTCAACCTCTCCCGTGCCCAGGCCACCTACCTGCGCGAGCAGGGCGACGCTCTTCAGCGGCAGACCCTGATCGCCTCGGAGAACGGGACCCTCGAGATCGACCTCGCTCTGGCCCCGTGGGCCGTGGCGTCGGTCTTCGCACTGTAG
- a CDS encoding glycoside hydrolase family 2 TIM barrel-domain containing protein gives MTGFEETMTATPEWNDPTVFEWGSEPAHATLVTYDTLTRAVQADRSASPFLLSLDGDWKFRWSPNPESRLPAFADESTDDTGWDLIPVPSSWQLHGYDYPIGVNTVLPWTGANGKNEQPAPTGDYPHAPTRYNPVGQYRTTFELPEGWAGRRTFIQFEGVESAYYVWINGQRIGYREDSYTRGEFDLTPYVHTGRNVVAVEVYRWSTGSYLENQDNVRLSGIFRSVLLVSRPPVLIRDFTVRTPLADDFSEAALELAVEVRDYSGAHTGEDFQVRATLFDGTDAGAVEVWSRSARVEPVALGRDVSAALTEPVVSPRLWSAERPELYTLVVELCDAEGAVVDRVSTRVGFRRVEIVDGVYRINGRPISLRGVNRHEWNPRTGRTLSAADMVADIRLMKQNNINAVRTSHYPNDPRWYEFADAYGLYVFDEANNETHINRVDTEGRPNIPGDRPELRAPLLWRMRNLVDRDKNHACVIAWSIGNESGVGSNLKAMYDWAKGYDPTRPVSYQDPNGSGSPIVPSDISDFDGDFYPPVPELIDRAGRDPRPYLLVEYAFSQGNTSGYLDETWAAIRENPGQVLGGFLWDWADKGLWWKVPGRPDEEFLAYGGDWGDDPNEEGAHMSGLLLSDRTPTPKVEEAKLAYQPVSFALSDLDTWTVRITNEYLFTSLDGHRLEWAVTEDGNAIGSGTIPGHELPIGPLQTADITLPCSLPEQLRAGSEYRLELSIVLDAPTSWAETGHVVARAQYALPVVATAPPLIPSAELPSPHVRESQESIEVAGEGYAVRIDRSTGRLTSLRYDGREMLASDLMPNYWRAPNDPELSIPEFRATLPEPSGPWRGVGEDWAVSEIETSSFAGGVRVTVRGSVTTTKPFRPSQRITTSPQSIVYTIYGNGQVDVLSTFEPVPGTPNPQVVGTTFGLRAEFATVEWYGRGPWESTADRRSSAFFGRYSGSVADQVTRYSRPQDTGNKADTRWAAVTDDAGRGLLLVAEGSMYLNVQPSSPAELAGHRHWHEVPESWRTVVRVDAAQEGVLGGNWDLLTRPDKYSNTPDKGPYALLYRVLPLREGQDPAALATQYVHEVDV, from the coding sequence ATGACCGGATTCGAGGAGACAATGACTGCGACGCCCGAGTGGAACGACCCCACGGTTTTCGAATGGGGGAGTGAACCCGCTCATGCCACTCTCGTGACGTACGACACGCTGACGCGGGCGGTGCAGGCAGACCGCTCGGCATCGCCCTTCCTGCTCAGCCTCGACGGAGACTGGAAGTTCCGGTGGTCCCCGAACCCGGAATCGCGACTGCCCGCCTTCGCTGACGAGAGCACCGACGATACGGGCTGGGACCTCATCCCCGTTCCCTCGAGCTGGCAACTGCACGGGTACGACTACCCGATCGGGGTCAACACGGTCCTGCCCTGGACCGGCGCCAACGGCAAAAACGAGCAGCCCGCTCCCACCGGCGATTACCCGCACGCCCCCACGCGCTACAACCCGGTCGGCCAGTACCGGACGACGTTCGAACTCCCTGAGGGCTGGGCCGGCCGACGCACGTTCATCCAGTTCGAGGGCGTGGAGTCCGCGTACTACGTGTGGATCAACGGCCAGCGGATCGGATACCGCGAAGACAGCTATACCCGTGGCGAGTTCGACCTGACCCCGTACGTGCACACCGGGCGCAATGTGGTGGCCGTCGAGGTCTACCGGTGGTCGACGGGGTCCTACCTGGAGAACCAGGACAATGTGCGGCTCTCGGGCATCTTCCGCAGTGTGCTTCTGGTCTCGCGCCCGCCGGTCCTCATCCGGGACTTCACCGTCAGGACTCCGCTCGCTGACGACTTCTCCGAGGCGGCACTCGAGCTGGCCGTCGAGGTGCGGGACTACTCCGGTGCGCACACGGGGGAGGACTTCCAGGTCAGGGCGACGCTCTTCGACGGAACGGATGCGGGGGCTGTCGAGGTCTGGTCGCGATCCGCCCGGGTTGAGCCGGTGGCTCTCGGTCGCGATGTGTCCGCGGCGCTCACGGAGCCGGTGGTGTCGCCTCGGCTCTGGTCCGCTGAGCGCCCGGAGTTGTACACACTGGTCGTCGAACTCTGCGACGCGGAAGGTGCGGTCGTGGATCGCGTCTCCACCCGCGTCGGCTTCCGTCGCGTCGAGATCGTCGACGGCGTGTACCGGATCAATGGGAGGCCGATCTCGCTTCGAGGCGTCAATCGACACGAGTGGAATCCGCGAACCGGTCGCACCCTCAGCGCGGCCGACATGGTCGCCGACATCCGTCTGATGAAGCAGAACAACATCAACGCCGTCCGCACCTCCCACTACCCGAACGACCCGCGGTGGTACGAATTCGCCGACGCGTACGGACTGTACGTGTTCGATGAGGCGAACAACGAGACCCACATCAACCGCGTCGACACGGAAGGGCGACCGAATATCCCGGGCGATCGCCCGGAACTTCGGGCGCCCCTGCTGTGGCGGATGCGGAATCTGGTCGACCGCGACAAGAACCACGCGTGCGTGATCGCCTGGTCGATCGGGAACGAGTCAGGAGTCGGCTCGAACCTGAAGGCCATGTACGACTGGGCCAAGGGGTACGATCCGACCCGCCCGGTGAGCTATCAGGATCCGAACGGCTCCGGCTCGCCGATCGTTCCCTCGGACATCTCCGACTTCGACGGTGACTTCTACCCGCCGGTGCCCGAGCTGATCGACCGGGCCGGCCGCGATCCGAGGCCCTACCTGCTCGTCGAGTACGCGTTCAGCCAGGGGAACACGTCTGGCTATTTGGATGAGACGTGGGCGGCCATCCGCGAGAATCCGGGCCAGGTGCTGGGTGGCTTCCTGTGGGACTGGGCCGACAAGGGGCTGTGGTGGAAGGTCCCTGGACGGCCGGACGAGGAATTCCTCGCCTACGGCGGGGACTGGGGCGACGATCCCAACGAAGAAGGCGCACACATGAGCGGCCTGCTGCTGTCCGACCGAACACCGACACCGAAGGTAGAGGAGGCCAAGCTGGCCTACCAGCCGGTGAGCTTCGCCCTCTCGGACCTGGACACCTGGACCGTCAGGATCACGAACGAGTACCTGTTCACGAGCCTGGATGGTCACAGACTGGAATGGGCGGTCACGGAGGATGGAAATGCGATCGGAAGCGGAACGATCCCCGGCCATGAGCTCCCGATAGGACCGTTGCAAACGGCGGACATCACACTTCCGTGCTCGCTGCCGGAGCAGCTGCGGGCGGGTTCCGAATACCGGCTGGAGCTCTCGATCGTTCTCGACGCTCCTACGTCGTGGGCGGAGACGGGCCACGTCGTGGCGCGCGCACAGTATGCCCTTCCCGTCGTCGCGACCGCTCCTCCGCTCATTCCGTCGGCGGAGCTCCCCTCGCCGCACGTCCGCGAGTCACAGGAATCGATCGAGGTGGCCGGCGAAGGCTACGCGGTCAGGATCGACCGCTCCACCGGCCGGCTGACGTCTTTGCGATACGACGGCCGCGAAATGCTGGCGAGCGACCTGATGCCGAACTACTGGCGTGCCCCGAACGATCCGGAGCTGTCGATACCCGAATTCAGAGCGACCCTGCCGGAGCCGTCCGGACCGTGGCGCGGCGTCGGGGAAGACTGGGCCGTTAGCGAGATCGAAACGTCGTCCTTTGCTGGTGGTGTCCGCGTAACCGTGCGCGGAAGCGTCACCACCACGAAGCCGTTCCGTCCCAGCCAGCGCATCACCACCTCGCCGCAGTCGATCGTGTACACCATCTACGGCAACGGGCAGGTGGATGTGCTGTCGACGTTCGAGCCGGTACCCGGCACGCCCAATCCGCAGGTCGTCGGTACGACATTCGGGCTTCGGGCAGAATTCGCAACCGTCGAATGGTACGGCCGCGGCCCGTGGGAGTCGACCGCTGACCGGCGGAGTTCCGCCTTCTTCGGACGATACTCGGGATCGGTCGCCGATCAGGTCACGCGATACAGCCGGCCGCAGGACACGGGCAACAAGGCCGATACCCGCTGGGCTGCCGTCACCGACGATGCCGGCAGGGGATTGCTGCTGGTGGCTGAGGGAAGCATGTACCTCAACGTCCAACCGAGCAGTCCGGCTGAACTCGCCGGACACCGTCACTGGCACGAGGTTCCGGAATCGTGGCGGACCGTCGTTCGCGTAGACGCTGCGCAGGAAGGCGTCCTCGGCGGCAACTGGGACCTGCTGACGCGCCCGGACAAGTACAGCAACACGCCGGACAAAGGACCGTATGCCCTCCTCTACCGCGTCCTTCCCCTTCGCGAAGGGCAGGATCCGGCGGCTTTGGCGACGCAGTACGTGCACGAAGTCGACGTGTGA
- the speB gene encoding agmatinase — protein MIGPIDSSTTPRFTGRDGFARLPRLDQVGYADIVVAGIPFDGGVSYRPGSRFGPNHIREASRLLRPYNPALAVAPFERKQVADAGDIAVNPFDIREAIETIQAGAYDLTSSGGRLVTLGGDHTISLPLLRAAAARHGPIALLHFDAHLDTWDTYFGAEYTHGTPFRRAVEEGILDTEALSHVGTRGPLYGKKDLDDDRRFGFGIVTSADVYRQGVDEIVAKLRGRIADRPLYISIDVDVMDPAYAPGTGTPEAGGISSRELLEIIRGFAGLNVIGADVVEVAPAYDHAEITGIAASHLAYDLVSIMSLVPHRTTD, from the coding sequence ATGATCGGACCTATCGACTCCTCGACAACTCCGCGCTTCACCGGGCGTGACGGGTTCGCACGGCTTCCGCGGCTAGACCAGGTGGGTTACGCAGACATTGTTGTGGCGGGCATACCGTTCGACGGTGGTGTCTCCTACCGACCGGGATCACGTTTCGGCCCAAACCATATCCGTGAGGCGTCACGGCTTCTGCGGCCGTACAACCCCGCGTTGGCCGTGGCCCCCTTCGAACGCAAGCAGGTCGCGGACGCCGGGGACATCGCGGTGAATCCGTTTGACATCCGCGAAGCCATCGAGACGATCCAAGCCGGAGCTTACGACCTCACGTCCAGCGGCGGGCGCCTCGTCACGCTCGGAGGCGATCACACCATCTCCCTGCCGCTTCTGCGCGCGGCGGCCGCGCGCCACGGACCCATCGCGCTCCTGCACTTCGACGCTCATCTCGACACCTGGGACACCTATTTCGGCGCAGAGTACACTCACGGGACGCCGTTCCGACGGGCGGTCGAAGAGGGCATCCTCGACACTGAGGCCCTCAGCCACGTCGGCACCCGCGGACCCCTCTACGGTAAGAAGGACCTCGACGACGACCGCCGCTTCGGCTTCGGCATCGTCACCAGTGCGGATGTGTATCGCCAGGGCGTCGACGAGATCGTAGCCAAGCTTCGCGGCCGCATCGCTGATCGGCCGCTCTACATTTCGATCGATGTGGACGTCATGGATCCCGCCTACGCGCCAGGAACCGGTACACCAGAGGCGGGAGGCATCTCGAGCCGCGAGCTTCTCGAAATCATCCGGGGATTCGCTGGCCTGAACGTCATCGGTGCCGATGTAGTGGAGGTGGCACCCGCCTACGACCACGCCGAAATCACCGGGATCGCGGCCTCCCACCTCGCCTACGACCTCGTCTCGATCATGAGCCTGGTCCCTCACCGGACCACCGACTGA